The following coding sequences are from one Lolium rigidum isolate FL_2022 chromosome 6, APGP_CSIRO_Lrig_0.1, whole genome shotgun sequence window:
- the LOC124662301 gene encoding pentatricopeptide repeat-containing protein At3g57430, chloroplastic-like produces MATTVAPPAAPLPTSATIRSLTASGNHAAALRALSSLASSASIDHFALPPAIKSAAALRDARAARTLHAASLRRNLLHQPTPAVANALLTAYARCGDLAAALALFDATPPDLRDAVSYNSLISALCLFRRWAHALDALRAMLAEGRHDVSSFTLVSVLLACSHLPADAGREAHAFALRHGFLDHGRERFPFNALLSMYARLGLVDDAQRLFRTAAAAPDGGDVVTWNSMISLLVQAGRCGEAVDVLYGMVAAGVRPDGVTFASALPACSRLQMVSLGREVHAVVVKDGDLAANSFVASALVDMYAGNEKVENARRVFDMVPEPGRQLGMWNAMICGYAQAGMDEDALQLFARMEAEAGCAPSETTMAGVLPACARSEAFAGKEGVHGYVVKRGMAGNRFVQNALMDMYARLGEMDVARRIFDMIDLPDVVSWNTLITGCVVQGLVTEAFQLVTEMQLPSMEAEEEVVRCMPNNITLMTLLPGCAVLAAPARGKEIHGYAVRHALESDIAVGSALVDMYAKCGCLALSRAVFDRLPRRNVITWNVLIMAYGMHGLGDEAVALFDRMAASGEATPNEVTFIAVLAACSHSGLVDRGLELFHGMKRDHGVEPTPDLHACVVDVLGRAGRLDEAYGIISSMEPGQHQVSAWSSMLGACRLHRNVPLGEIAAERLFELEPDEASHYVLLCNIYSAAGMWEKSVAVRGRMRQRGVAKEPGCSWIELDGAIHRFMAGESSHPASAEVHAHMDALWERMRREGYVPDTSCVLHDVDETEKAAMLRYHSEKLAIAFGLLRAPAGATIRVAKNLRVCNDCHEAAKFMSRMVGREIVLRDVRRFHHFRDGNCSCGDYW; encoded by the coding sequence ATGGCCACCACCGTggctccaccggcggccccgctTCCCACCTCCGCCACCATACGCTCCCTCACCGCATCCGGAAAccacgccgccgccctccgcgcgCTCTCCTCCCTCGCATCCTCCGCCTCCATCGACCACTTCGCGCTCCCACCAGCCATCAAGTCCGCAGCGGCGCTCCGTGACGCCCGCGCCGCGCGCACCCTCCACGCAGCGTCCCTACGCCGCAACCTCCTCCACCAACCCACCCCGGCCGTCGCCAACGCGCTCCTCACCGCCTACGCGCGCTGCGGGGACCTCGCGGCGGCGCTGGCGCTCTTCGACGCcacgccgccggacctccgcgacgCCGTGTCCTACAACTCCCTCATCTCCGCGCTCTGCCTCTTCCGCCGCTGGGCCCACGCGCTGGACGCCCTCCGCGCCATGCTCGCCGAGGGCCGCCACGACGTCAGCTCCTTCACGCTCGTCAGCGTGCTCCTCGCCTGCTCCCAcctccccgccgacgccggccgcGAGGCCCACGCCTTCGCGCTCAGGCACGGCTTcctcgaccacggccgcgagcggTTCCCCTTCAACGCGCTGCTCTCCATGTACGCGCGCCTCGGCCTCGTCGACGACGCGCAGAGACTCttccgcaccgccgccgccgcgcccgacgGCGGGGACGTCGTCACGTGGAACTCCATGATCAGCCTGCTCGTCCAGGCCGGCCGCTGCGGCGAGGCTGTGGACGTGCTCTACGGCATGGTGGCGGCCGGCGTGCGCCCGGACGGCGTCACGTTCGCGAGCGCGCTCCCGGCGTGCTCGCGGCTGCAGATGGTCTCCCTCGGCAGGGAGGTGCACGCCGTCGTCGTCAAGGACGGCGACCTCGCCGCCAACTCGTTCGTCGCGAGCGCGCTGGTGGACATGTACGCCGGCAACGAGAAGGTGGAGAACGCGCGCAGGGTGTTCGACATGGTGCCGGAGCCGGGCCGGCAGCTGGGGATGTGGAACGCCATGATCTGCGGCTACGCGCAGGCCGGCATGGACGAGGACGCGCTCCAGCTCTTCGCGCGGATGGAGGCGGAGGCCGGCTGCGCGCCCAGCGAGACCACCATGGCCGGCGTGCTGCCCGCGTGCGCGCGCTCCGAGGCGTTCGCCGGCAAGGAGGGCGTGCACGGGTACGTGGTGAAGCGCGGCATGGCGGGCAACCGGTTCGTGCAGAACGCGCTCATGGACATGTACGCGCGCCTCGGCGAGATGGACGTGGCGCGCAGGATCTTCGACATGATCGACCTCCCCGACGTCGTCTCCTGGAACACCCTCATCACCGGCTGTGTCGTGCAGGGCCTCGTCACCGAGGCGTTTCAGCTTGTTACTGAGATGCAGCTGCCATCGATGGAAGCAGAAGAAGAAGTCGTCAGGTGCATGCCGAACAACATCACCCTGATGACGCTCCTCCCAGGCTGCGCGGtcctggcggcgccggcgagggggAAGGAGATCCACGGGTACGCGGTGAGGCACGCGCTGGAATCAGACATCGCCGTGGGCAGCGCGCTGGTGGACATGTACGCCAAGTGCGGCTGCCTGGCCTTGTCGAGGGCGGTGTTCGACCGGCTGCCGAGGAGGAACGTCATCACCTGGAACGTCCTCATCATGGCCTACGGGATGCACGGGCTcggcgacgaggcggtggcgCTCTTCGACCGGATGGCTGCGAGCGGCGAGGCAACACCCAACGAGGTCACCTTCATCGCCGTCCTAGCCGCCTGCAGCCACTCCGGCCTGGTTGACCGTGGCCTGGAGCTGTTCCACGGCATGAAGAGGGACCACGGCGTCGAGCCCACGCCGGACCTCCACGCCTGTGTCGTCGACGTCCTCGGGCGGGCCGGACGCCTCGACGAGGCCTACGGCATCATCAGCTCCATGGAGCCGGGGCAACATCAGGTCTCGGCGTGGAGCAGCATGCTCGGCGCGTGCCGGCTGCACCGGAACGTGCCGCTCGGGGAGATCGCCGCCGAGCGGCTGTTCGAGCTGGAGCCCGACGAGGCCAGCCACTACGTGCTCCTCTGCAACATCTACTCCGCCGCCGGGATGTGGGAGAAGTCGGTGGCGGTGCGCGGTAGGATGCGGCAGCGGGGCGTCGCCAAGGAGCCCGGCTGCAGCTGGATCGAGCTCGACGGTGCGATCCACCGGTTCATGGCCGGCGAGTCCTCCCATCCGGCCAGCGCCGAGGTGCACGCGCACATGGACGCGCTCTGGGAGCGGATGCGTCGGGAGGGGTACGTGCCGGACACGTCGTGCGTGCTCCACGACGTCGACGAGACCGAGAAGGCGGCCATGCTCCGGTACCACAGCGAGAAGCTCGCCATCGCCTTCGGGCTGCTCAGGGCCCCCGCCGGCGCCACCATCAGGGTGGCCAAGAACCTGAGGGTGTGCAACGACTGCCATGAGGCCGCCAAGTTCATGTCCAGGATGGTTGGGCGGGAGATCGTGCTGAGGGACGTGAGGAGGTTCCACCATTTCCGTGATGGCAATTGCTCGTGTGGGGACTATTGGTAG